The DNA window AAGATGCAATTTTGGGAGCTGTGCACTATTCTATAAAATGATCGCTACTTACTTTTCTGTCTAATGCCTGTTTACAGATCAATACGGGATTTATGGCATAAAATTTTATATCCTTTCTGGTGTATGAAATATATTGCCTTTCTTATGGAACTGCTGATTGGAGTGGAAGGCGGCGACTCCTAGGGGATTAGCAAGCAAATCAAGACCCTGGACTGAGCACCGCGAGGGAAGCGGCTTGATGCTTCCCCCCTGGAAAGCGTCCGCCTGTAGCGGAAATCAACCCGTTCACAGTATTAAAATTTATATACTTTCTTATCTTTCAAAAAAGAACCTCGGATATCCGAGGTTCCAGTATTATTCGTCTTTAATCACTCCGTCTTTGGAAGCAGCCCAAAAAGCTACAACAATTGATCCGATCAATACGATGAATGGTGCGTAAAATATGAAAAAGTCTGACATGAGAGCTCCTCCTTATGCGTGATTGTCTTTTTTCCCACGGACATAGTCTTTATTAAATAAGAAAAGACGTAACAATAAATACAGAGAAGGTATTAATAAAGCAAGGCCTGCAAGGAATGCAATGATTAAGGAAATCGCCATTGCTTCATTCGTAAAGCTATCGTAAATCGTTAAATACGGATACAACAAATACGGTCGATGTGCAAAACCATATGCAAAGAACGCAATGAGAAACTGTCCTACTAAAAGGCCAAATGCTGCTCCATAACTCCTTTTTTTATACAAAAGCCAAACCGTTCCTACAAATAATAAAAACGATAAACCAAATGCCCACCAAATATCGAGCATATTGCTGTAATGCTCTGGGTTATGTGAGCGAAGTTCTATCATAATACCCATCGCTGTTATTATCGTTGGAAATGCCCATAGAAGGGCATATTTTCGCATTAGTATTGTCGCTTCTTTATCTCCTGCTTTATTCGCATACCAGGTTAAAAACACAGCCGAGATATAAAGAACTGCAGAAAGACTAAGCACAACAATTGCCCAAGTTAATGGACTAGTAAATAGCGCCCGATAATCTAAAACAGGGGCATTATTTACCATCGTAATAAAACCACCCTCAGAAATGGTCAATACGATGGACAATGCTGCCGGAATAAACAATCCTGCTAATCCATACATAAACGAATATCCTTTATGCCCTCTTGAGCCATACGTTTCAAAAGCGTAGTACGAACCACGGATTGCAAGTAAGATTAAAGCAATACTCGCTGGTACAAGCAGTGTCGTACCATAGTAAAATGCTGTTTTCGGGAAGAATCCAATGATTCCTACAAAGAAGAATACAAGAAACACATTCGTCACTTCCCAAACAGGTGATAGATAACGCTGAATCACATTCGTCAAAATGTGCTGTCTTCCTGTCAGTAAGCTATAGGCATTAAAAAATCCTGCTCCAAAATCAATGGATGCAACTATTAAATAGCCAAACAAGAACGTCCATAACACTGTAATCCCGATGATCTCTAACGTCATGATATATCACCGCCTCTTTCAACATGCCGATCTTCTATTTCACGTTCTACTGGATTTTTTCTAAACATACGACTAAGCACAACTATAGTTCCAATTCCGAGCACAACATAAAGACCTGCAAATAGAAGCAACATCGTATCGACGTGCGCACTAGTCGTTGCAGCATCTTCTACGCGCATAATTCCTCTTAAAATCCATGGCTGTCTTCCAACTTCCGCTAACCACCAGCCTGCTTCAAGGGCAATAATAGAAGCTGGGCCACCTAAAACAATCAGCCAGCGGAAAAGCTTTGAATCCACAAATGACCATTTCAAAAGCTTCCCTAGCCAGTATAATCCGGCAAGACCGACCAAACTCATCCCTATCGTCACCATCAAGTCAAACAAATAGTGAATATATAAAGGAGGAACTTCATCTTCTGGGAACTGATCTAACCCTATTACTTCAGCTGTCGGATTGGAATGCGCAAGAATACTTAACGCAAATGGAATCTTAATCGCGTATTTCACTTCTCCGTCATCCAAAACTCCATACAACATTAAAGGTGCATTTCCTCCTGTTTCAAAATGCCATTCAGCAGCTGCTAGTTTTTCAGGTTGGTACTCTGCTAAATATTTTCCGGAGAAATCGCCAATAATAACAGTGGCAATTGAAAAGACAAGTCCTACCTTCATTGTTAAGTACAACGCTTTTTTATGATAAACATGATTCGACCCTTTTAATAACCGGAAAGCTGCAATGGCTGCTAAAACAAATGCTGAAGTCATATACGCTGTAACTACAACATGTGCAACTTTCGTTGGCATTGCTGGGTTAAACATCGCTAGTAACGGACTAATGTTTACTAATGCGCCGTCGACAACGTCAAAGCCTTGGGGTGCATTCATAAAGGCATTGACAATAGTAATGAACACCGCAGAAAAAGATGCCCCAACGGCAACCGGTATTAGTAAAAGTAAATGCTTCTTTTGATTCTCAAAACGATCCCAAGTATACAAATAAATGCCAAGGAAAATTGCTTCAAAAAAGAACGCAAATGTTTCCAAAAATAATGGAAGAGCAATAATATTACCTGCTAGTTCCATAAAATTCGGCCAAAGTAGAGATAGCTGCATCCCTATAGCAGTTCCAGTTACTACTCCGACGGCAACTGTAATGACAAATCCTCGTGCCCATCGTCTTGCAAGTAATATGTAGTGTTCATCATTTTTCTTAATACCAACCCACTGGGCAATCATAATCATTAAAGGGACACCTACACCGATTGTTGCATAAATAATATGAAAAGATAAGGTCAATTCCGTTAACACACGACTAAAAAATACGGCTTCTTCATTTCCCAAATGTTATACCTCCTTAACCTCCAAGTATTCTTCCCACAATGGATAGCATCATAATCCCTGCCACAACAAAAGCAAGCCACATTAAGTATTTTTCTTGTTTCTTATACATGCCTTCCACTCCTTTTGCCTAATTCAACAGGTTAAACTATATTATTCCCTTTCTTTTCCGTTTTGTAACATATCCAAGATAAAAATATAACAAAAAGGTGAAAGAGGAGTGAATATTTTAAACAGATTAAATGAAGACTAGATTGGCACTCACCAGAATAGTTATACCCCCAAAATTTGAACAAAAACCCAGCTTTCTCGAAAGAATGCTGAGTTCATTTTCACGGTCTGTCCTGCTCTCGAATTTCATTGATTGGTACAAAAACCTCTATATGTCTATATAAATTTTGGAACGTTGCTGGAATAATTCCACCATATTCGCCATCTAGATTAAGTAATACTTTGTCTTCTGAAGTCACTTTTATATTCTTTGCTTTTTTATAAATCACATGGGGATCCGACAAATGTTCCCCTCGAATAGCAAGTGTTGCTAAACGAATAAATTCAGCAATATTAACTTTCTTTAATATGAATAAAGAAAAATTTCCATCATTAATACTCGAATTTGGTGCGAGCTTTTCAAAGCCTCCAACAGAATTTGTCAGTCCGACTAAGAACATCATTGCTTCATCGTCAAATACTTCTCCGTCATATTCAATCCTTACTTTTGTAGCATTAATCGAAGGCAGCATTTCTATGCCTTTTAAATAATATGCAAGTTGGCCAAGTACAGTTTTTAGCTTACTTGGAACTTCATAAGTAAGTTCGGTAATTCTTCCTCCACCTGCAATATTAATAAAGTAACGACGGTCATTCACTAGTCCAACGTCGACAGGAATAGTATCTCCTTTGATAATGATCTCCACTGCTTTTTGAATATCTCGAGGTATATGCACTGCTCTTGCGAAATCATTTGTTGTTCCCATTGGAATAAGCCCAATTTTCGGTCGGTCCTCAAACTCACTTACGCCTGCTACTACTTCATTTAGTGTTCCATCTCCACCAGCAGCAATAATAATGTCAAAACCGTTTACAACTGCTTTTTTCGCGGCTTCTGTAGCATCTCCTTCAGAGGTTGTTGCATGGCAAGATGTCTCATATCCAGCAACTTCTAAAGTCTCCAACACTTCTGGCAAGTGCCTTTTAAAAAGTTCTCTTCCGGAAGTTGGATTATAGATAATCCGTGCACGTTTCATACAGATATTCCTTTCTGCTTTACAATTTCTTTCTTACCTATAGAAGACTATACTCCTCATCAAAAAGTTTCCACTCACCACTAAAAAGAGCCGACTGCTGCCGACTCCCTATCACTAAATTAGCAAGTATTTACTTTTGAAGAGCTTGTAACCAACTACTACGTATATCTTCGTACACAGATAAATGAAATTCTTTATTGTCTGTAAATTCTTTCGTCATTTGCTCAAAAAATGCTTTCTGTACTTCTTCGAATGTAGGATCTTCCTTTGGTGGAAATTTCGCTCTACTTTCCATTACATATTGTTGCACTTTTTCTGCACGTGGTCCCCACTTCGCGATCACTTCACCATCTTTACTTAACAATAAGTAAATAGGAATCGAGCGCCCACCATTTGTTAAGTATTGGTCTATTAACTCCAAGTTTTCATCACGATAGACAGCACGCATCTCAAGATCTGCTGCTTCTGCAATTTTACGTAAAATCGCATTATTCATCATCGCATCTCCGCACCAATCTTCTGTAATAACAAGTATATGTGGAGCCTTTTCTTTTAATACTGTAATAAACTCATCATCTGCTGGCACTTCAAATTGATTATAAATGGAGAAAGACTCTTCTTTTTTAGTTGTCATATCATCCATATATTGGGTAAATAATTTAGCTTCTTCAAAATACTGTTGTTCTGTTGGCATTTGAGAAACCCCCTTTTTTTTAAGTATACTGTGTTTTCATAGCTTATTCAAATAAGTTGTTGACACAAAATAAAAAGAGGCATAGAGTATTTATTATTTTAGTTATTACAAAAAAAAGGAAGTGATTTAATGCTTAGTCGTATGAAGAAAAGATTTACGTTTTCAGCTCCACTTATTATTGCTGGAAGCTTTCTATGTTTAATCTCATTAGGTACGATTTTATTGAAGTTACCCATTGCAACGACAACTGATATTTCCTGGGTAGATGCGTTATTTGTTGCTACTTCTGCAACGACAGTTACTGGACTTAGTGTATTTGACCCTGGAACGACTTTGACGCTTTTTGGGGAACTTGTCCTTCTCTTTCTTATCCAATGTGGAGGAATTGGATTAATGACTTTTGCAGTTGCTGTGCTAATTTTGCTTGGCAAGAAAATTGGCTTACAGCATAGAATTTACTTACAGGAGTCTTTTAGTCTGGAATCAATTGGTGGTATTGTAAAACTAACAAAACTAATCTTACTATTTGTCTTATCTGTTGAAGCTTTAGCAATTATTTTGTTAACACTTCATTGGATTCCAGCTTACGGCTTCGGAGATGCTTTTTATTTTAGTTTATTTCATGTGGTATCAGCCTTTAATAATGCCGGTTTTTCATTGTTTCCTGACAATTTAATGGGATTTACGAATGATCCGATTGTTACCCTCTTATTATCTAGTTTGTTTATTATCGGTGGGCTTGGATTTGTCGTAGTTGTCGATATTTTTCAAAAGAAATCCTTTCATAGCTGGTTTTTACATACGAAATTGATGGTCGTAGGAACGATTGGTATGAATATTTTTGCAACTATTATTTTCTTTCTATTGGAATATCATAATACCGAGACAATCGGTACTATGGGGTTATTCGAGAAGATCTCTACTTCTTATTTCAATGCAGTAACTCCTCGAACTGCAGGGTTTAATATGGTAGATTATGCTCAAATGGAGGATGCTTCTTTATTATTTACGATGTTTTTAATGTTCATAGGTGGTGGTAGTGCATCAACCGCTTCGGGTATTAAGTTAACAACTTTTATAGTGGCAATTTTATCGACACTTGCTTTCTTTCGTTATCAAGAGGAGCCAGTACTTTTTGGTAGAACGATTCGTAAGGAAACAATTATTCGTTCTTTAGCTATTTCTACTGTTAGTTTAATGATTGTATTTTTATTTACTTTTGTGTTAACGATTAGTGAAAGACTTCCATTACTACCTCTAATGTTTGAGGTATTTTCTGCATTCGGTACTGTAGGTTTATCGATGGGAGTTACCTCGCAACTAAGTGATGTTGGTGAAGTCCTCATATGTATCGTTATGTTCCTAGGTAGAATCGGACCGCTTACGTTATTTTTCATTTTGACGAAACCGAAAAAAGTAAATTATCGCTTTCCGTATGAGCAGGTTTTTACGGGTTAATCTTCAGTAGGGGGAAATTTGAGTTTGTCGTGTGCTGACTCACTGGAAAGATAATCGGATGGCTTATCCACATTATCGGGTGGTTCCTCCTCATTATCGGATGGCTTCTCCTCATAATCGGGTGGTTCCTCCTCATTATCGGATGGTTACTCTCCATAAGAAGAAACAAAAAATAGACCGCCTCCAAATGTAAGAACATTTGGAGGCGGTCTATGTTTTTTAGCGCTTTACAATCTCTTCTTGTAAAATTTTGTTTACAAGAGGTGGGTTCGCTTGGCCTTTTGTTGCCTTCATGATTTGACCTACTAGGAAACCAATTGCACGATCTTTCCCGTTTTTAAAGTCTTCAATTGATTGTGGATTAGCATCCAAAGTTGCTACGACAATTTCACGAAGTGCGCCTTCGTCTGAAATTTGTACTAATCCTTTTGCTTTTACAATTTCTTCTGCAGAGCCACCATTTTCGATAAGCTCCTTGAATACTTTTTTAGCTATTTTAGATGAAATTGTTCCATCTTCAATTAATTTAATCATACCAGCAAGTCCAGCTGGAGTTAAAGGAGTAGCAGATAACTCTTTTTGCTCAGCGTTTAAATAAGCAGAAACTTCGCCCATTAACCAGTTAGCAGAAAGTTTGACATCTGCTCCATCAGCTGTTGTTGCTTCAAAGAAGTTCGCCATGTCTTTTGATAATGTTAATACATGAGCATCATATGGAGATAAACCAAGCTCTTCGACGTAACGTTGTTTACGTGCATCTGGTAGCTCTGGAATTTCTGCGCGTACACGTTCTAACCAAGCATCATCAATTACAAGATCAACTAAATCCGGTTCAGGGAAATAACGATAATCGTCTGTTCCTTCTTTAACACGCATAAGGATTGTTTTACCTGTTTTCTCATCATAACGACGAGTTTCTTGTTCAATTACTCCACCTGAAGAAAGCACTTGTGCTTGACGGATTTCTTCATGTTCTAAACCTCTACGTACATAGTTGAAAGAGTTTAAGTTTTTCAACTCTGTTTTAGTACCAAATTCTTCTTGGCCGTATGGACGTATAGAAATATTAGCATCACAGCGTAAAGATCCTTCCTCCATTTTACAGTCCGAAACATCTGTATATTGGATAATGGCTTTTACTTTTTCCAGGTAAGCATAAGCTTCTTCAGGAGTACGAATGTCTGGCTCTGATACGATTTCCACTAGTGGAGTGCCTTGACGGTTAAAGTCTACTAAAGAATATCCATCCGCATGTGATAATTTACCTGCATCTTCTTCCATATGAAGACGAGTAATACCAATACGTTTTTTCTCTCCGTTAACTTCAATTTCAACCCATCCATTTTTACCAATTGGCTTATCAAATTGTGAAATTTGATAAGCTTTTGGATTGTCAGGATAGAAATAATTTTTACGGTCAAATTTAGTATTTTGTTCGATTTCCATGTTTAATGCAAGAGCAGCACGCATAGCAAAATCGACCACGTTTTTATTTAACACAGGTAGTACCCCTGGATATCCAAGATCTACTACTGTTGTATTTGTATTTGGTTCAGCCCCAAAGTGATTTGGTGCAGCTGAGAAGATTTTAGAGTTAGTTTTTAACTCTACGTGTACTTCTAATCCAATAACTGTTTCAAAGTTCATGTTATTTTCCCTCCCAGATTTGAGGAGTTTGTGTATGGAAATCAGTCGCTTGCTCATAAGCATGAGCTACACGATAAATTGTCGACTCATCAAAGTAATTCCCAATAATTTGTAAGCCAAGTGGTAAGCCGTTTTCAAATCCACATGGGATAGAAATAGCTGGGACACCTGCTAGGTTAATTGGAATAGTTAAAATATCGTTTGCATACATCGTTAATGGATCTTCTACGTTCTCACCAATTTTAAATGCTGGTGTTGGTGCAGTAGGTCCGACAATAACATCATAGTCTGCTAATACTTTATCGTAATCTTCTTTGATTAATGTACGAACTTGTTGTGCTTTTTTATAGTAAGCATCGTAAGTACCAGCGCTTAAAGAATAAGTTCCCAGCATAATACGACGTTTTACTTCATCCCCAAACCCTTGAGAACGAGTTTCTTTATAAAGATCCATTAAGTTTTGTACATTTTCTGCTCGGAAGCCATAACGAATACCATCGAAACGAGAAAGGTTAGATGAAGCTTCTGAAGATGAAAGAATATAGTATGTTGCTAAAGCGTATTTTGAATGTGGTAATGAAACCTCTTCCCAAGTTGCTCCTAGATTCTCCAATACTTTTAATGCATCAAGAACGGATTGACGAACTGCTTCGCTAACACCTTCACCTAAATATTCTTTTGGTACTGCGATTCGAAGACCTTTAACATCGCCAGTTAGAGCTGATGCGAAATTTGGTACTTCTACGTCTGCTGAAGTAGAATCATGTGGATCAAGTCCAGAAATTGCTTCTAGTAATAAGGCATTATCTGTTACGTTGCGAGTAATCGGACCGATTTGGTCAAGGGAAGATGCGAATGCAACTAATCCAAAACGTGAAACTCGTCCATAAGTAGGTTTCATCCCAACAACACCACAATAAGATGCTGGTTGACGGATTGAACCACCTGTATCAGAACCTAATGAGAATGGAACCTCTCCTGCTGCTACTGCAGCTGCTGATGCACCAGAAGAACCTCCAGGTACTCGGTCAAGTGACCATGGATTTTTTGTTGTTTTATATGCTGAGTTTTCATTCGAAGAACCCATTGCAAATTCATCCATGTTTAATTTCCCAATAGTGACCATTCCTGCATCGCGTAGCTTTTTCACAACAGTTGCATCATAAATTGGATTGAATCCTTTTAATATTTTACTTGCACAAGTTGTTTCTAAACCTTCTGTTACAATATTATCTTTCACTCCGATTGGTAGACCAAATAATGGTCCACGTTCTGCAAAAGGTACTTGATCTAATTCTGCAGCTGTTGCTGTCGCTTTTTCTTTATTTAATGCTAAGAAAGCCTCTACATCACCATCTAGTTTTTCTACGCGTTCATAAGCTTCTTTTGTCAAATCAGCGATTGTAATTTCATTGCTATGTAAAAGCGCTTGTAGTTCTTTTGCTGAACGTTCAAATAACGTCATACTTTTCCCTCCTAACAACTATTAATCCATAATGGATGGTACTTTTACTTGACCTGCTTCTTGTTCTTTCACATTTAACATCATCGTTTCACGGTCTAATCCTTTAATTGCTTCATCTTTACGTAAAACATTTACTAAAGGTAAGACATGCGTTGTTGGTACTACATTCGTAGTATCCAATTCTTTTAGTTGCTCTGCAAAGTCCGTAATTGCTGCTAACTGCACTGCAAACTTTTCAGCCTCTTCTTCTGTGATTGCTAATCGTGCTAAATGCGCTACGTGCTTTACTTCTTCTTTTGAAATATTCGCCAATTTTCACACCTCCGAATTCAATAACCATAAGCAATATCATATCATTTTTCACTCTAGTTGAACAGAGTGTTACTTTTTCCACTCTTATTGGGTGTATATATGCACATAGGCATCTTCTTCTCCAGATTTCTTCACTAATAATGCTTCTGCTCCATCCAGAGAGTTTATTTGTACCTCTATATTCATAGCAGGATTAAAGTGAGTTTTGATTAAACCAGCTATATGCTGTGTGAACCCAATCAATTCTGCCGTACCGTAGAATTGAATCGGAATTGTAATGGTCAATTTTTGGAGCTGTTGATCTTTAAAATAACCAGTTCCAATCACGCTTGTATAATTTGAAAAATACGTTTCCACATCTTGTTTGAAGTTGCGGAAAATAGTATCTAAATCACGATATTTTTCTTCTGAAGCTGCCGTTGGGAATAAAATATATTCTTCATCTATTGCTTTCCAATCTGACACATTTTTCCCGCTTGGAGCAACACCATACGAAAAATATGTTCCGGGAACAACAGCATTTCTACTGTTTTGTTTGAACAGACCAACAACGATTGGAACATCTGCAAGTCCTTCTATTTGACGCATGCGATTTACTACTTCATCTGCTATTTTCTTCCCATTTTCTTCAATTTGTTTTTGAGTTAATGGCTCTTCAAAGGTCGCACCATATGCTTCCTTTTGATAATAATAAATAGAGTTTAAAGCAAGCCCTACAGAAACTCCCGCTAGTTTTACAGTGTTATCTACTTTTTCTAAGTAATTTTGCTCCACAATATGCGTAATATAGACAGGTGCATTTTTGGCTTTTTCTTCACCAATTAGCCCTTCATCACTTGGATTTAATCCATCAACCGTTTGATTGCTTCTTGCTAACCACGAACTAATCGTACTGCCTTCTAAATATTGTCCTTCTTGAAATAAATACTTATCCGGGGAAAACTCATTTTGTGATATTCGCAGCAGACCAGTTTCTACTTCTTTCATATCGTATTTCGTTGCAAGATTAGAGACTACCAATCCTCTACTTGCACTTTCCTCATAAGGTAAAATAGTACGGTAGTAATTCTCATCTAATTGTAAACTAGGAATAATCACTGTTTTCGCAGCTTCTTCTTCAGTATTCTGAAGGACTTCTGGTTCTTCTCTCAATGAAGGAGTACACCCAGAAACAATTAGCAATAAAATTAGCGTAGATATACCTATATATTTTTTGGCCATGACTTAGAACTCCTTTACTCCGCTAATTGGTCTAGCAGCTTTTGTTCATCCCAGATTTCGATTCCAAGACCTGTAGCTTTTTCTAGCTTAGACCCTGCTTCTTCTCCTGCTATTACTAAATCAGTTTTTTTACTTACACTTCCTGCAACTTTGCCGCCTAATGACTCAATTTTTTCTTTCGCTTCTGGACGTGATAATTGCATCAGCTTTCCTGTTAAGACAACAGTTTTACCCGCAAACGGACTATTCTCTAAAGTCGATACATCAATAATTTTCCCTGTATATTGAAGAACCAATCCAGCTGTTCTTAATCGTTGCATGAGCTGTTGTGCTTCTTCTTGCTCAAAATACGTTACGAGGGAATCTGCCATCTTGTCCCCAATCTCATTGATTGTAGTAAGCTCTTCTCTTGTAGCTTTCATTAGTGCATCGAAGTTATGAAAAGTTTCGGACAGTATTTTTGCTGCCTTTTCCCCAATATGGCGAATGCCAAGACCAAACAATACTCGTTCCATCGAGTTCTCTTTGGAAGCTTCTATTGCAGTCACTAAGTTAGTGGCAGATTTCAATCCCATACGCTCTAGCTTAATCAAATCTTCTATTGTTAATTTGTATAAATCAGAAACGTCTTTAATCAACTGCTCCCTAAATAACTGTACGACAACCTTTTCTCCTAGACCTTCAATATTCATCGCATTACGAGAGGCAAAATGATAAATTCCTTCTTGAATTTGAGCGGGACATTGTGGATTCACACATCGTAATGCAACTTCCTCTTCTATTCTCACCAATTCACTCTCACAAACAGGACAATGAGTTGGCATTTCATAAGGTATCTCTGTGCCTTTTCTTTCTTCCAGTATTACTGCTACGACTTCTGGTATAATATCGCCAGCTTTTCGAATAATGACACGGTCTCCAATGCGAATATCCTTTTCCCGGATTAAATCTTCATTGTGCAAAGTCGCACGTTGAACCGTAGAACCTGCTACTTGTGCAGGTACTAAGATTGCAGTAGGTGTAACGACTCCAGTTCGTCCAACCGTTAAGTCGATATCAAGTATAGTTGTAACTACTTCTTCTGCTGGGAATTTATAAGCTATCGCAAAGCGCGGACTTTTTGCGGTAAATCCTAGCTCCTCCTGGTGAGCATAGTCATTTACTTTAATCACGATACCATCAATTTCATAAGGTATATCGTTTCTTCTAGCTGTCCATTCTTCTATATACTCAAGTACTTCTTCTATAGAAGAACACTCTCTTGCTTCCTTATTCGTCGGCAGACCTTGTTCTTTCATAAACTTCAATGCCTCGGAGTGTTTATCAACATTCTGCCCTTCTCCATCACCACCCATGCCGTAAACGAACATAGCCAAATTCCTGCTTGCAGCCATTTTTGGATCTAGCTGACGAAGAGATCCTGCAGCAGCGTTTCTCGGATTTGCAAATAATTCTTCTCCGCGTTCAGCCCGTTCTTCATTTAACTTTTCAAACGAAGCTTTCGGCATGTACGCTTCACCTCTTGCTTCAAGTGTTACGTTGTCTTTTAAACGAAGTGGGATTGAGCGGATTGTTTTTATATTACTCGTTATGTCTTCACCAGTCGTTCCGTCACCACGAGTAGCTCCTCTTACTAAGCGACCTTCTTCGTATAGAAGCGAAACGGCCAATCCATCTATTTTTAATTCGCATACATACGATGGTGTTTCATCAATAATACCAACAATTCGTTTATCAA is part of the Psychrobacillus sp. FSL H8-0483 genome and encodes:
- a CDS encoding cytochrome d ubiquinol oxidase subunit II, which translates into the protein MTLEIIGITVLWTFLFGYLIVASIDFGAGFFNAYSLLTGRQHILTNVIQRYLSPVWEVTNVFLVFFFVGIIGFFPKTAFYYGTTLLVPASIALILLAIRGSYYAFETYGSRGHKGYSFMYGLAGLFIPAALSIVLTISEGGFITMVNNAPVLDYRALFTSPLTWAIVVLSLSAVLYISAVFLTWYANKAGDKEATILMRKYALLWAFPTIITAMGIMIELRSHNPEHYSNMLDIWWAFGLSFLLFVGTVWLLYKKRSYGAAFGLLVGQFLIAFFAYGFAHRPYLLYPYLTIYDSFTNEAMAISLIIAFLAGLALLIPSLYLLLRLFLFNKDYVRGKKDNHA
- a CDS encoding cytochrome ubiquinol oxidase subunit I, which encodes MGNEEAVFFSRVLTELTLSFHIIYATIGVGVPLMIMIAQWVGIKKNDEHYILLARRWARGFVITVAVGVVTGTAIGMQLSLLWPNFMELAGNIIALPLFLETFAFFFEAIFLGIYLYTWDRFENQKKHLLLLIPVAVGASFSAVFITIVNAFMNAPQGFDVVDGALVNISPLLAMFNPAMPTKVAHVVVTAYMTSAFVLAAIAAFRLLKGSNHVYHKKALYLTMKVGLVFSIATVIIGDFSGKYLAEYQPEKLAAAEWHFETGGNAPLMLYGVLDDGEVKYAIKIPFALSILAHSNPTAEVIGLDQFPEDEVPPLYIHYLFDLMVTIGMSLVGLAGLYWLGKLLKWSFVDSKLFRWLIVLGGPASIIALEAGWWLAEVGRQPWILRGIMRVEDAATTSAHVDTMLLLFAGLYVVLGIGTIVVLSRMFRKNPVEREIEDRHVERGGDIS
- a CDS encoding diacylglycerol kinase, coding for MKRARIIYNPTSGRELFKRHLPEVLETLEVAGYETSCHATTSEGDATEAAKKAVVNGFDIIIAAGGDGTLNEVVAGVSEFEDRPKIGLIPMGTTNDFARAVHIPRDIQKAVEIIIKGDTIPVDVGLVNDRRYFINIAGGGRITELTYEVPSKLKTVLGQLAYYLKGIEMLPSINATKVRIEYDGEVFDDEAMMFLVGLTNSVGGFEKLAPNSSINDGNFSLFILKKVNIAEFIRLATLAIRGEHLSDPHVIYKKAKNIKVTSEDKVLLNLDGEYGGIIPATFQNLYRHIEVFVPINEIREQDRP
- a CDS encoding thioredoxin family protein, with product MPTEQQYFEEAKLFTQYMDDMTTKKEESFSIYNQFEVPADDEFITVLKEKAPHILVITEDWCGDAMMNNAILRKIAEAADLEMRAVYRDENLELIDQYLTNGGRSIPIYLLLSKDGEVIAKWGPRAEKVQQYVMESRAKFPPKEDPTFEEVQKAFFEQMTKEFTDNKEFHLSVYEDIRSSWLQALQK
- a CDS encoding TrkH family potassium uptake protein, which codes for MLSRMKKRFTFSAPLIIAGSFLCLISLGTILLKLPIATTTDISWVDALFVATSATTVTGLSVFDPGTTLTLFGELVLLFLIQCGGIGLMTFAVAVLILLGKKIGLQHRIYLQESFSLESIGGIVKLTKLILLFVLSVEALAIILLTLHWIPAYGFGDAFYFSLFHVVSAFNNAGFSLFPDNLMGFTNDPIVTLLLSSLFIIGGLGFVVVVDIFQKKSFHSWFLHTKLMVVGTIGMNIFATIIFFLLEYHNTETIGTMGLFEKISTSYFNAVTPRTAGFNMVDYAQMEDASLLFTMFLMFIGGGSASTASGIKLTTFIVAILSTLAFFRYQEEPVLFGRTIRKETIIRSLAISTVSLMIVFLFTFVLTISERLPLLPLMFEVFSAFGTVGLSMGVTSQLSDVGEVLICIVMFLGRIGPLTLFFILTKPKKVNYRFPYEQVFTG
- the gatB gene encoding Asp-tRNA(Asn)/Glu-tRNA(Gln) amidotransferase subunit GatB is translated as MNFETVIGLEVHVELKTNSKIFSAAPNHFGAEPNTNTTVVDLGYPGVLPVLNKNVVDFAMRAALALNMEIEQNTKFDRKNYFYPDNPKAYQISQFDKPIGKNGWVEIEVNGEKKRIGITRLHMEEDAGKLSHADGYSLVDFNRQGTPLVEIVSEPDIRTPEEAYAYLEKVKAIIQYTDVSDCKMEEGSLRCDANISIRPYGQEEFGTKTELKNLNSFNYVRRGLEHEEIRQAQVLSSGGVIEQETRRYDEKTGKTILMRVKEGTDDYRYFPEPDLVDLVIDDAWLERVRAEIPELPDARKQRYVEELGLSPYDAHVLTLSKDMANFFEATTADGADVKLSANWLMGEVSAYLNAEQKELSATPLTPAGLAGMIKLIEDGTISSKIAKKVFKELIENGGSAEEIVKAKGLVQISDEGALREIVVATLDANPQSIEDFKNGKDRAIGFLVGQIMKATKGQANPPLVNKILQEEIVKR
- the gatA gene encoding Asp-tRNA(Asn)/Glu-tRNA(Gln) amidotransferase subunit GatA; this encodes MTLFERSAKELQALLHSNEITIADLTKEAYERVEKLDGDVEAFLALNKEKATATAAELDQVPFAERGPLFGLPIGVKDNIVTEGLETTCASKILKGFNPIYDATVVKKLRDAGMVTIGKLNMDEFAMGSSNENSAYKTTKNPWSLDRVPGGSSGASAAAVAAGEVPFSLGSDTGGSIRQPASYCGVVGMKPTYGRVSRFGLVAFASSLDQIGPITRNVTDNALLLEAISGLDPHDSTSADVEVPNFASALTGDVKGLRIAVPKEYLGEGVSEAVRQSVLDALKVLENLGATWEEVSLPHSKYALATYYILSSSEASSNLSRFDGIRYGFRAENVQNLMDLYKETRSQGFGDEVKRRIMLGTYSLSAGTYDAYYKKAQQVRTLIKEDYDKVLADYDVIVGPTAPTPAFKIGENVEDPLTMYANDILTIPINLAGVPAISIPCGFENGLPLGLQIIGNYFDESTIYRVAHAYEQATDFHTQTPQIWEGK
- the gatC gene encoding Asp-tRNA(Asn)/Glu-tRNA(Gln) amidotransferase subunit GatC encodes the protein MANISKEEVKHVAHLARLAITEEEAEKFAVQLAAITDFAEQLKELDTTNVVPTTHVLPLVNVLRKDEAIKGLDRETMMLNVKEQEAGQVKVPSIMD